One window of the Pseudomonadota bacterium genome contains the following:
- a CDS encoding phosphoribosylanthranilate isomerase — protein MTTLIKICGLTRAADVRLAAGCGVDLVGFVLAESPRRVSPETVAKIGAEIPEKVMKVGVFVDAERDEIMEIADFCKLDLIQLHGHEDEAFARALSPRRVLRVCRLGSGRVLPAESFPYGWAALLDTWLPKQAGGGGRVFDWRLAEPWRGKPYFLAGGLNPGNVEAAIRQLRPFGVDVSSGVEAAPGIKDPDKLKTFVAAVRRADGNERLQERSFNLDRRVRDDA, from the coding sequence ATGACAACTCTGATTAAAATCTGTGGTCTGACTCGGGCCGCGGATGTGCGGCTGGCCGCTGGCTGCGGCGTCGATCTGGTGGGTTTTGTCTTGGCCGAGAGTCCCAGGCGCGTAAGCCCGGAGACCGTGGCGAAGATCGGTGCCGAAATTCCGGAAAAGGTTATGAAGGTCGGGGTTTTTGTTGATGCGGAGCGAGACGAGATTATGGAAATTGCTGATTTCTGCAAACTTGATCTAATCCAGCTGCACGGTCATGAAGATGAAGCCTTTGCTCGGGCCCTGAGTCCCCGGAGGGTTCTGCGGGTTTGCCGTTTGGGTTCCGGTCGCGTTCTGCCGGCCGAGTCTTTCCCTTACGGCTGGGCCGCGCTGCTCGATACCTGGCTGCCGAAGCAGGCCGGGGGCGGGGGCCGGGTGTTTGACTGGCGACTGGCCGAACCCTGGCGGGGCAAGCCGTATTTTCTGGCCGGCGGCCTCAACCCCGGGAATGTCGAGGCGGCGATAAGGCAATTGCGTCCTTTCGGAGTCGATGTCAGTTCCGGAGTCGAGGCTGCGCCGGGAATCAAGGACCCGGATAAACTCAAGACTTTTGTCGCGGCGGTCAGAAGGGCCGACGGCAATGAAAGGTTGCAGGAACGATCATTTAATCTGGACAGGAGAGTGAGGGATGATGCTTAA